CAATACATCAGGGATAAAGATCGTTGTTGTGGATGAGGCAGACAGGCTCTTTGACCTTGGCTTTACACAGGATATGCGTTTTATCCTTAAGCATCTGCCCAAATATGATAAACGACAGACACTGCTCTTTTCTGCTACCCTGTCACACAAGGTGCTTGCCCTTACATATGACTATATGAATCTGCCGGAATTTATATCTGTTATACCTGACAGCACAACAGTGGAAAACATAGAGCAGGTGCTTTACCATGTGGGTTCACATGAAAAGTTCAATCTCCTGCTGGGTGTTTTACAACGTGAAGAGTGGTCAAGCATACTTATTTTTGCCAATACTAAGGCAGAGGTGGAGTTCTTGGAGCAGAAGCTCAAGGGTAACGGGTTTCCAGCAGAAGGTATAACAGGTGACCTGCCCCAGCCAAAGCGTCTTAAACTGATGGAGCGTTTCAAGAACGGGAAAACAAAAATACTTGTGGCAACAGATGTGGCATCAAGGGGCATCCATGTGGAGGACATAAGCCATGTGATTAACTATGACATGCCCCAGGATGCGGAAAACTATACCCACAGGATTGGGCGTACTGCAAGGGCCGGAAAGAGCGGAAAGGCTATCTCTTTTGCCTGTGAGACCTATGTATATTTTCTTGAACCCATAGAAAAGATGCTTGGAAAGTCCATCCCTGTGCAATGGCCCGAAAATGACTGGTTTGTTGAGGACAAGGTCCCTAACATCTTAAGCAGACGCAAAAGGCCAAGGTCAGACAGGCCAATTAATGAGAGGGCAGATAGAAAACCAAGACCAAGGCCTGACAGGGCGGGAAAGAGCGGCGAACATCTCCCTGAAAAGAAAGATGATATGCAGTCAACATATCTCAGGAATATCGGCTGGAGCAGTGAGCCAGGGGGTGTATTTGGTCTTGCTCCTGAAAAAAGGGCTGCAAGAGAAGATAAAGATGAACATGGCTCCAGAAAGAAAAAAAGGAAGAGCAGGCCCAGAAGGAAGAAAAAGGCCGCTCATCCTCCTGTGCAGCAGGGTGAAACACCTTCTACAGAGGGAAGCACAGAAAATATAAACCTCTGAAACCTTCATTAAAGTAAGCCGCAATGGACTTTCTTCCTGTTACTAAAGAAGAGGTAGCTAACAAAGGCTGGAAAGAATTAGATATCGTCATCATAACCGGTGACGCATATGTGGATCATCCGGCCTTTGGCACGACTGTTATAGGCAGGGTCCTTGAAGAGAGGGGTTACAGGGTTGGCATTATATCCATGCCTGACTGGAGAGACCATTCATCTGTAACCCTGTTCGGCAGGCCCAGGCTTTTTTTCGGGGTAACAGGCGGTGCAGTAGATTCAATGCTCTCGAAATATACTGCCTTTAAACGATTCAGGAGTGATGACCCCTACAGACCAGGTAATTCCAACTTTGACCGCCCTGACAGGGCAGTAATTACATACTGTAATCACATAAAGAATAACTTTAAGGATGTGCCTCTTGTTATTGGCGGTATTGAGGCCTCCATGCGCCGTATTGCCCATTTTGATTTCTGGAGTAACAGGGTCAGAAGGTCCATAATAGAGGATGCACGGGCAGATATCCTTGTTTATGGTATGGGTGAGTCTCAGGTTATTGAGATCGCGCGCAGGATTTCAGGAGGGGAAAACCTTGAAGGCATCCCCGGCACTGTGATTCTTTCAAAAGAGGCGCCTCCTGATGCGGTAATTCTCCCTTCAGAAGAAGACTCAATGAGCGACAAAAATAGTTTTCTTGAGTTATACAGGCTTTTTTTCAGAAACCAGCAGACGGTGATGGTTCAGAAGAGCGCAAAGCGGTACATTGTCCATTTTCCGCCGCCCCAAGCAGATACAAATACACTTGATAAGATATTTGCCCTGCCATATATGGATTTGCCTCATCCATCATACATGGAGACTATCCCTGCCTATGAGATGATAAAGAATTCAATAATATCCCACAGGGGCTGCTTTTCAGGGTGTTCTTTCTGTTCGCTTTCCATTCATCAGGGTAAAAGGATTGTAAGCAGGAGCAGAATATCTATAATTAATGAGGTTAAAAAACTAACTGAACGCCCTGATTTTAAAGGACATATTACAGACATAGGCGGGCCGTCAGCCAACATGTATTCATTTGGTTGTGCTGTAAATTACCGGTGCAACAGGGAGAGCTGTCTCTTTCCCTCTATATGCCCGAACATAAGATTCAATACATCAGAATGGATATCACTGCTTGAGGATGCATCCGCTGTAAAAGGGGTAAAAAAGGTTTCAATAGGTTCTGGCATACGGTATGACCTGTTCATGAAAGACCCTGATAGCAGACCTATTCTAAGGAAACTGGTAAGGAATTTTATCAGCGGTCAGCTCAAGATAGCACCTGAACACACCTCTGAAAGGGTATTGAGGGCAATGAGAAAACAACCCCTTTTTAACCTGATGGAATTTGTCAGGCTATTCAGGGAATATACTGAAAATGCTGGTAAAAAACAATATCTGATCCCCTACCTTATGTCATGTCATCCGGGATGTGAATTTAAAGATATGAAAGAGGCAAAAAAGGATATCCAGTCTATTTTTAATTTTGTGCCTGACCAGGTTCAGGCCTTTATCCCCCTTCCCATGACACTGTCCTCTGTAATTTTTTTTACAGGCGTTGACCCCCTTACAGATGAGTCATTTCCTGTGATAAAAGATATAATGGAGCGCAGAAAACAACATAACCTCTTTTTTGAGTAATGTTGGTCATGATTTTTTCATTGCCAATTGCAATTATTATGTTATCTTTAATGTTTTTTTTTAAATGAAACAATAATGATTACACAGGGTCACATAGAAAGATTTATTGATTATTTAAAATCACAGAGGGGATATTCGCAGAATACTGTCAGGAGTTACAGGGCAGATCTGGAACATTTTTTTAACTACTTGAAAAAAAAAGAGAATAGTGGTGAGATTGATCTCAACCTTGTAGATTTTCATGTGATAAGGGCATACCTTGGAGGGCTGTTTAAGGGATATAAAAAGACGACAATATCAAGAAGGTTATCAGCTGTTCGCACATTTTTTTTATTTCTTGAGAAGAATAACCTGAATGATAGTAATCCTGCTGCTGAGATATCCGCCCCAAAACAGGGAAAATATATCCCAGGGTATTTGAATATTGACGATATGTTTATGCTCCTTGATTCACCTGAGCCTTTAACCAGTAATGAGGTAAGAAATCAGGCAATCATGGAGCTGCTTTATTCATGCGGCATAAGGGTGTCAGAGTTAACAGGTTTAAACCTTTCTGATATAGATTTCAAAGAGAGGCTTGTAAGGGTAATAGGGAAGGGGGACAAAGAGAGGATAGTGCCTGTTGGTAAAAAGGCCTTAAGCGCTGTCGAAAAATATGTTGATCAGACGCAGGTGGTCAGGCAAAAGGAAATAAATTCAACTAAATCATTTGTAAATCCCCTGTTTCTTAATAAAAATGGGGGGAGGCTCTCTTCAAGGAGCGTGAGCACTATTATTAAGGATTTTGTCAGGAGATATAATCTTGCGGATAATATAACGCCCCATTCGTTCAGGCACACCTATGCAACCCATCTGCTTGATGGTGGCGCAGACCTGAGATCGGTTCAGGAGCTCCTGGGGCATGCAAGTTTATCGACAACACAGAGATATACCCATGTATCTCTTGATAAATTGATGGAAGTGTACGACAGGGCGCATCCAAGGAAGTAGAGTTGAAAGGTGAAGATATGTCGCAGAATAAAAAGATAAGGGCAACTACCATACTTGCAGTAAGAAAGGATGGAAGGTTTGTAATGGCAGGAGATGGCCAGGTAACTTTAGGTGAAACTATAATGAAGCACAAGGCCAAAAAAGTGCGATATATGTATGATGATACCGTGATAGTCGGGTTTGCAGGGGCTGCAGCAGATGCCTTTAATCTATTTGATAAACTTGAGGGTAAACTTGAGCAGTATAAAGGTCAGCTTACAAGGGCAGCGGTTGAGCTTGCAAAGGACTGGAGAACAGACAAGGTATTAAGAAACCTTGAGGCACTGCTTCTTGCCATGGACAGGGATCATACCCTTATAATCTCAGGGACCGGTGATGTGATAGAACCTGATGATACAGTGGCAAGCATAGGTTCAGGAGCGCCATATGCCCTTGCCGCTGCAAAGGCGCTGGTTAAACATTCCAGCCTGGATGCCCTTGCAATAGCAAAAGAGGCAATGCATATTACCTCTACCATATGTCTTTACACAAATGATATGATTGAGACCCTTGAACTTGATCTGTCAGATGAGAAACTAAATGAAAAATAGGGTTTATTAATGGAAAATTTTATGAAAATGCTTACGCCTGCTGAAATAGTGGCAGAGCTTGATAAATATATTATAGGCCAGGACGAGGCAAAACGTTCTGTTGCCATTGCCTTGAGAAACAGGTGGAGAAGGCAGCAGGTTGCCCCAGAGTTAAAGGATGAGATAGCGCCAAAGAATATTATTATGATCGGCCCAACAGGTGTTGGAAAGACTGAGATCGCAAGACGTCTTGCCACCTTGGCGAGATCTCCCTTTATCAAGGTGGAGGCTACAAAATATACTGAGGTGGGTTATGTGGGCAGGGATGTAGAGTCCATGATCAGGGATCTGACAGAGCTTGCAGTGAACATGGAAAAAAAAGAGGAGCAGGAGATCGTAAAGCTCAAGGCCCAGGAGCTTGCAGAGGAGAGGCTCCTTGATATGCTGCTACCTCCAGGCAGAGAGGTCGCAGATACCCCTGAAAATGATGAAGTGCAGGATGATGATATAGAAAATGAGCCTGTTGAATTAGTAGCTCCTGATACACCTGATATTAGTAATACAAGGGAAAAGCTGAGGCAGATGCTGAAGGATGGCAAGCTGGACAGCCGTTATGTGGAGCTTGAGATATCAAACAGGGCAACCCCAATGAATATTGAGATATTTTCAAGCACCGGTATTGAAGAGCTGGAATTCAATATGAAAGAGATCTTTGGCAACATATTTCAGGGTAAAAACAAAAAAAGAAAGATAAAGGTGACTGAGGCCCTTGATGTACTGTTTCAGGAGGAATCCCAGAAACTCATAGATATGGACAGGGTGGTATCTGAGGCTGTACGAAATACTGAACAGAATGGTATCATATTTCTGGATGAGCTGGATAAGGTGGCAGGCAATGAATCACGGCAGGGGCCTGATGTCTCAAGGGAGGGTGTGCAGCGTGATCTCCTGCCCATTGTTGAAGGATCTACTGTTATTACAAAATACGGCATGGTCAAGACAGATCATATCCTCTTTATCGCTGCAGGGGCATTTAATGTGAGTAAACCATCTGACCTGCTGCCAGAGCTTCAGGGCAGGTTCCCCATAAGGGTTGAGCTTGAATCCCTGGAGGTGGAGGATTTTATCAGAATACTTACAGAACCCAAAAATGCCCTTATTACACAGTATATGGCTTTACTGGATACTGAAGGTGTTGAGCTCGTATTTGAGGATTCAGCCATAGAGGAGATTGCCTCTATTTCGGCTACTGTGAATGAACAGATGGAAAATATAGGCGCAAGAAGGCTGCATACGGTTTTGGAAAAACTACTTGATGAGATATCCTTTGATGCGCCTGACCTTGAGATAAAAAAGGTTGTTATTGACAGCAATTATGTAAGGGAGAAACTTACTGATATACTGGAGGATGAGAATCTTAGCAGGTATATTTTATAAGCTTTCAGCCATCAGCAGTCAGCTTTCAGCTAAAGGCTTTAAAAAAGTTTTGGCTGACCGCTGATAGCTGATTGCTGATAGCTCTATAAAAATAACGTGGGTGAATTGATAATTTAAATAAATAGCAAAATAGTTGAGTTACATTATGAGTGAACAGACACCAAATACAGCAAGTGTTCTTATTGAGGCATTGCCATACATTCAGAAATTCAGCAATGAGACCATAGTGGTAAAATATGGCGGCCATGCAATGGTGGATGAGAACCTTAAAAAAAGCTTTGCCCTTGATATTATACTCATGAAATATGTTGGCCTTAATCCGGTTGTAGTTCATGGCGGGGGCCCACAGATAGGAAGCCTTTTAAAAAGCCTCTCAATAGAATCCCAGTTTGTTGACGGCATGAGGGTGACAGATAAAGAGACCATGGATGTGGTTGAGATGGTGCTAGTAGGCAAGGTTAACAAGGAGATAGTCTCACTTATCAACCAGAACGGAGGCCAGTCTGTTGGCCTATCAGGAAAGGATGGCCAGCTCCTTATTGCAAGCAAGATGAAGTATATAAAGGATAAGGGCAATAGTGAGCCGCCAGAGATAATAGATATAGGCATGGTAGGCCAGGTGGAGAAGGTAAATAACCGTGTGTTAATGAGTCTTATAGATAACCAGTTTATCCCTGTAATTGCGCCTGTAGGAGTCGGAGAGGGTGGTGAGACATACAATATCAATGCGGATCTGGTCGCTGGCAGCATTGCCGCATCACTCAAGGCCAGGAAACTGATGCTCTTAACGGATACTGCCGGTGTGCTTGATAAGAATGGTGAACTCATATCAAGTATAAAGGTCGATGAGGCTGACCGTTTGATAAAGGACGGGACAATAAAGGGCGGTATGATGCCAAAGATCAACTGCTGCCTGGATGCGCTGGCAAATGGCGTGGACAAGGCACACATTATTGATGGACGAAAGGAACATGCAATCCTGCTTGAGATATTTACAAAAGGCGGCATAGGAACAGAGATATTTAAGTAGTTAATACCGGAGATATAAAAGAAATGACAGAAACCAGATCAGATATCCAGCAACAGGCCGATAAATATATGTTTCAGACATACGGCCGATTTCCCATTACACTTGTCAAGGGTGAAGGGTGCCATGTATGGGATGAAACCGGAAAAGAATATATAGATTTTGTTGGCGGCATAGCTGTATGCGCACTTGGTCACAGCTCCCCCATTGTCACAAAGGCACTAATCGAACAGTCAAAGGAACTGGTGCATGTCTCAAACCTCTATTATACAGTGCCCCAGGTAAGGCTCGCAAAGCTCCTTGTTGAAAACTCATTTGCGGACAGAGCATTCTTTTGTAACAGCGGTGCAGAGGCCAATGAGGCAGCAATAAAGCTTGCAAGACGTTATTCATATGAAAAATATGGTGCAGGGCGAAACACCATAATATCCATGAAAAACTCATTTCATGGCAGGACAATGGCCACCATGTCTGCAACAGGGCAGGACAAGATAAAGAAGGGTTTTGACCCCTTCCTTGCAGGTTTTAAATTTGTCCCTTTTAATGATGTATCCGCTATTGAAACGGCTATTGATGAAACCATCTGCGCTGTAATGCTTGAGCCTGTACAGGGTGAAGGAGGTGTTATCATCGCTGATCATGAATATCTGAAAAAGGTAAGGGAGATGTGCGACAAAAAAAATATCCTCCTGATATTTGACGAGGTTCAGGCAGGAGTGGGTCGAACAGGAAGGCTTTTTGCCTATGAAAATTTTAATGTTGCACCTGATATAATGACGCTAGCAAAGGCACTTGGAAATGGCCTCCCTATCGGTGCTATGCTTGCAAGAGAAGAATTGAGCAGTGTATTCGGGCCAGGGAGCCATGCAACAACCTTTGGAGGCACACCCCTTGTTACAGCAGTGGCAGAGGCTGTAATAAACACAATTATCAATGATGGGATACTTGAAAAATGCAGGGAAACAGGCAGGTATTTCAGGGAAAAGCTTGGCCTGCTTAAAGATAAATATAGTTTTATAAAGGATATCCGCGGCATCGGTCTTATCAATGGGCTTGAAATGGATATACCCGGTGCTCCAATAGTTACAGAGTGTATTAATAGAGGTTTTCTTATAAACTGCTCTCAGGAGAAGATATTAAGGTTTGTTCCACCACTTATAATTTCAAAGGATGAAGTGGATTTGCTTGTTATAAACCTGGATGATATCTTCGGGAAGTGCTAAATGAAAAAAGATCTATTATCAATCAGTGATTTAAGCCGGGATGATATTCTAAACCTTATTGACAGGGCCATCGAGTTTAAATCAAAAGGCAGGAAAATAAATCGGTCTCTTGAAGGTTATACCCTTGGCCTTATTTTTGAAAAGGCATCAACCAGGACGCGTGTATCCTTTGAAGTGGCAATGTTCAGACTCGGTGGGCAGACCCTGTTTTTAAACAGGGCAGATACCCAGTTATCACGGGATGAGAATATCCATGATACTGCAAAGGTGTTATCCAGATATCTTGATGCGGTTGCCATTAGAACCTATTCCCAGAAACTGATTGAGGATATGGCAAAGCATGCTGATATACCTGTAATCAACGCCCTTTCAGACCTCTATCACCCATGTCAGGTATTAAGCGATCTTATGACCGTAAAGGAGAAAAAGGGTACAGTGGAAAAGATCAGGATAGCCTGGATCGGCGATGGAAATAATGTTGCCCATTCATGGATACATGCAGCCCAGATACTTGGGTTTGAACTTGTGCTCGCCTGTCCTCCGGGTTATAAACCATCACCTGAAGTATTGAGAGGTAGCGGCAATAATATCAGGGTAATAGAGGACCCGTACGAGGCGGTAAAGGGTAGCTCGGTTATAAATACTGACGTATGGGTAAGTATGGGCCAGGAAAAAGATCGCGTAAAAAGGATTGCCGATTTTAAAGGATATCAGCTTGATACCAGACTGATAGCTGCTGCGAACAAGGATGTTGTTGTCATGCACTGCCTGCCCGCGCACAGGGAAGAGGAGATAACTGGGGAGGTGCTTGACGGGCCGAAATCCATTGTATTTGACCAGGCAGAAAACAAGCTCCATCTGCATCAGGCATTGCTGGAAAAGTTAATATTAAGAAAAATAAATAATGGAGAAACATCGTGAAAGAAAAAATAAAAAAGATAGTTCTTGCCTATTCAGGCGGTCTTGACACATCAGTAATACTTACATGGCTGAAGGAAACCTATGATTGCCCGGTAGTGGCATATGCGGCTGACGTTGGTCAGGGTGATGAGGTAACAGGTATCAGGGAAAAGGCTGTTAAAACAGGCGCGGATGAGGTCATTATTGAAGACCTGCGCGAAGAGTTTGTTAAGGATTATGTCTGGCCTGCCATACGGGCAAATGCTGTTTATGAATCGGGCTATCTGCTTGGCACATCGCTCGCAAGGCCCCTTATCGCCTTAAGACAGGTTGAAATCGCCAGACAAACAGGGGCAGATGCTGTAAGTCACGGCTCCACTGGCAAGGGAAATGATCAGGTCAGGTTTGAACTTGCATATATGGCCCTTGAACCCGGGCTTAAGATCATTGCGCCATGGAAAATATGGAG
The nucleotide sequence above comes from Desulfatiglans sp.. Encoded proteins:
- a CDS encoding aspartate aminotransferase family protein, whose amino-acid sequence is MTETRSDIQQQADKYMFQTYGRFPITLVKGEGCHVWDETGKEYIDFVGGIAVCALGHSSPIVTKALIEQSKELVHVSNLYYTVPQVRLAKLLVENSFADRAFFCNSGAEANEAAIKLARRYSYEKYGAGRNTIISMKNSFHGRTMATMSATGQDKIKKGFDPFLAGFKFVPFNDVSAIETAIDETICAVMLEPVQGEGGVIIADHEYLKKVREMCDKKNILLIFDEVQAGVGRTGRLFAYENFNVAPDIMTLAKALGNGLPIGAMLAREELSSVFGPGSHATTFGGTPLVTAVAEAVINTIINDGILEKCRETGRYFREKLGLLKDKYSFIKDIRGIGLINGLEMDIPGAPIVTECINRGFLINCSQEKILRFVPPLIISKDEVDLLVINLDDIFGKC
- the argB gene encoding acetylglutamate kinase — its product is MSEQTPNTASVLIEALPYIQKFSNETIVVKYGGHAMVDENLKKSFALDIILMKYVGLNPVVVHGGGPQIGSLLKSLSIESQFVDGMRVTDKETMDVVEMVLVGKVNKEIVSLINQNGGQSVGLSGKDGQLLIASKMKYIKDKGNSEPPEIIDIGMVGQVEKVNNRVLMSLIDNQFIPVIAPVGVGEGGETYNINADLVAGSIAASLKARKLMLLTDTAGVLDKNGELISSIKVDEADRLIKDGTIKGGMMPKINCCLDALANGVDKAHIIDGRKEHAILLEIFTKGGIGTEIFK
- a CDS encoding YgiQ family radical SAM protein, with the translated sequence MDFLPVTKEEVANKGWKELDIVIITGDAYVDHPAFGTTVIGRVLEERGYRVGIISMPDWRDHSSVTLFGRPRLFFGVTGGAVDSMLSKYTAFKRFRSDDPYRPGNSNFDRPDRAVITYCNHIKNNFKDVPLVIGGIEASMRRIAHFDFWSNRVRRSIIEDARADILVYGMGESQVIEIARRISGGENLEGIPGTVILSKEAPPDAVILPSEEDSMSDKNSFLELYRLFFRNQQTVMVQKSAKRYIVHFPPPQADTNTLDKIFALPYMDLPHPSYMETIPAYEMIKNSIISHRGCFSGCSFCSLSIHQGKRIVSRSRISIINEVKKLTERPDFKGHITDIGGPSANMYSFGCAVNYRCNRESCLFPSICPNIRFNTSEWISLLEDASAVKGVKKVSIGSGIRYDLFMKDPDSRPILRKLVRNFISGQLKIAPEHTSERVLRAMRKQPLFNLMEFVRLFREYTENAGKKQYLIPYLMSCHPGCEFKDMKEAKKDIQSIFNFVPDQVQAFIPLPMTLSSVIFFTGVDPLTDESFPVIKDIMERRKQHNLFFE
- a CDS encoding DEAD/DEAH box helicase — its product is MSEEHEEHEEQKGQEGQYVHVRAESPEFLTETRFDDLGIHEKILSGLKEAGFEKCTPIQAQVIPVSLSGKDIAGQAQTGTGKTISFLIPIFSRLLNDEDRKNRLSSALIVAPTRELALQIYEDAELIGKNTGLTFAQVVGGIDYKKQAEKLQEGPDIVICTPGRVIDYIKQRVFNTSGIKIVVVDEADRLFDLGFTQDMRFILKHLPKYDKRQTLLFSATLSHKVLALTYDYMNLPEFISVIPDSTTVENIEQVLYHVGSHEKFNLLLGVLQREEWSSILIFANTKAEVEFLEQKLKGNGFPAEGITGDLPQPKRLKLMERFKNGKTKILVATDVASRGIHVEDISHVINYDMPQDAENYTHRIGRTARAGKSGKAISFACETYVYFLEPIEKMLGKSIPVQWPENDWFVEDKVPNILSRRKRPRSDRPINERADRKPRPRPDRAGKSGEHLPEKKDDMQSTYLRNIGWSSEPGGVFGLAPEKRAAREDKDEHGSRKKKRKSRPRRKKKAAHPPVQQGETPSTEGSTENINL
- the hslV gene encoding ATP-dependent protease subunit HslV — its product is MSQNKKIRATTILAVRKDGRFVMAGDGQVTLGETIMKHKAKKVRYMYDDTVIVGFAGAAADAFNLFDKLEGKLEQYKGQLTRAAVELAKDWRTDKVLRNLEALLLAMDRDHTLIISGTGDVIEPDDTVASIGSGAPYALAAAKALVKHSSLDALAIAKEAMHITSTICLYTNDMIETLELDLSDEKLNEK
- the argF gene encoding ornithine carbamoyltransferase, with the protein product MKKDLLSISDLSRDDILNLIDRAIEFKSKGRKINRSLEGYTLGLIFEKASTRTRVSFEVAMFRLGGQTLFLNRADTQLSRDENIHDTAKVLSRYLDAVAIRTYSQKLIEDMAKHADIPVINALSDLYHPCQVLSDLMTVKEKKGTVEKIRIAWIGDGNNVAHSWIHAAQILGFELVLACPPGYKPSPEVLRGSGNNIRVIEDPYEAVKGSSVINTDVWVSMGQEKDRVKRIADFKGYQLDTRLIAAANKDVVVMHCLPAHREEEITGEVLDGPKSIVFDQAENKLHLHQALLEKLILRKINNGETS
- the hslU gene encoding ATP-dependent protease ATPase subunit HslU, with translation MKMLTPAEIVAELDKYIIGQDEAKRSVAIALRNRWRRQQVAPELKDEIAPKNIIMIGPTGVGKTEIARRLATLARSPFIKVEATKYTEVGYVGRDVESMIRDLTELAVNMEKKEEQEIVKLKAQELAEERLLDMLLPPGREVADTPENDEVQDDDIENEPVELVAPDTPDISNTREKLRQMLKDGKLDSRYVELEISNRATPMNIEIFSSTGIEELEFNMKEIFGNIFQGKNKKRKIKVTEALDVLFQEESQKLIDMDRVVSEAVRNTEQNGIIFLDELDKVAGNESRQGPDVSREGVQRDLLPIVEGSTVITKYGMVKTDHILFIAAGAFNVSKPSDLLPELQGRFPIRVELESLEVEDFIRILTEPKNALITQYMALLDTEGVELVFEDSAIEEIASISATVNEQMENIGARRLHTVLEKLLDEISFDAPDLEIKKVVIDSNYVREKLTDILEDENLSRYIL
- the xerC gene encoding tyrosine recombinase XerC encodes the protein MITQGHIERFIDYLKSQRGYSQNTVRSYRADLEHFFNYLKKKENSGEIDLNLVDFHVIRAYLGGLFKGYKKTTISRRLSAVRTFFLFLEKNNLNDSNPAAEISAPKQGKYIPGYLNIDDMFMLLDSPEPLTSNEVRNQAIMELLYSCGIRVSELTGLNLSDIDFKERLVRVIGKGDKERIVPVGKKALSAVEKYVDQTQVVRQKEINSTKSFVNPLFLNKNGGRLSSRSVSTIIKDFVRRYNLADNITPHSFRHTYATHLLDGGADLRSVQELLGHASLSTTQRYTHVSLDKLMEVYDRAHPRK